A window of Rhododendron vialii isolate Sample 1 chromosome 11a, ASM3025357v1 contains these coding sequences:
- the LOC131307079 gene encoding NAC domain-containing protein 37-like yields the protein MSVPAGYMFRPTDQELVIDFLRKKSKGAEALPCNVVFEREIYGTGNKAPWQIFTKNDPWEEGSVYVLTKLIKARSSDKRIARTAGCGSWHGETGPEPIYDEQTGPDDEQTDPELIGYKRMLRFQITNELGVMDESMGKGFWTMREFSLQPDDSSRDTKIVKCTKKSTRKAENVEAVATSDADVIMVRKPAKHARKEEFHEQEQKVEALETENIVPYSQELLEAEKEGHYSQMLSDVDADLEQLRPMLESEQLASICLDFDASDPRTLSWLPPTPFSEEFSKAEE from the exons atgagcGTACCAGCGGGTTATATGTTTAGGCCTACAGACCAAGAACTTGTTATCGACTTTCTTAGGAAGAAGTCGAAGGGTGCAGAAGCCCTGCCTTGCAACGTCGTTTTCGAGCGCGAGATTTATGGGACTGGAAACAAAGCCCCGTGGCAGATTTTCACCAAGAACGACCCGTGGGAAGAAGGCAGCGTCTACGTTCTCACCAAGTTGATCAAGGCACGCAGCAGCGACAAACGGATAGCTAGAACGGCCGGCTGTGGCTCGTGGCATGGAGAGACCGGTCCTGAACCCATATACGACGAACAGACCGGTCCTGACGACGAACAGACCGATCCTGAACTGATAGGATACAAGAGGATGCTGCGTTTTCAGATCACGAACGAATTGGGAGTGATGGACGAGAGCATGGGAAAAGGCTTTTGGACCATGCGTGAGTTCTCTTTGCAGCCGGATG ATAGCTCAAGAGACACCAAGATAGTAAAGTGCACCAAGAAATCTACGAGGAAAGCAGAGAACGTTGAGGCTGTTGCTACTAGTGATGCTGATGTTATAATGGTCCGCAAACCCGCAAAGCATGCTAGGAAGGAGGAGTTTCATGAGCAAGAACAGAAGGTGgaagcactagaaacagaaaaTATAGTTCCTTACtcgcaagaacttttggaagcGGAGAAAGAAGGACATTATTCGCAGATGCTTTCCGACGTGGATGCGGATCTTGAACAACTACGTCCTATGTTGGAGTCGGAGCAGCTTGCAAGTATCTGTCTTGATTTTGATGCGTCAGACCCCCGAACCCTATCTTGGCTTCCCCCAACACCTTTCTCGGAAGAATTTTCAAAAGCGGAGGAGTAA
- the LOC131307080 gene encoding protein FAR1-RELATED SEQUENCE 5-like codes for MVYLFFCLLVGRMQSVDDIQLLSPSPSQPFEESANSSEALYTPEVKNEVIPKIAQQFKSLEDVFKAYNNYAFEAGFSVRINSSKTDKNRETIRKEYVCYKEGESKCSEASQRQRGLTREKCGAKLTVVKNRSGEGFVVTQFVEGHSHPLTTPRKKHFLKSHRRVSVAQKALTQQLAAANVSTSQQMSVLELQAGGLENIGCLRRDFYNSQRDMRKYVDGHDANMLKELFETEKEKNQGFTYTIEEDDEHRLTHCFWADATSRKSYQYFGDVVVFDTTYNTNKYCLMFAPLLGVNHHGQTTLFGCAFLSDEKSESFEWLFKEFLKAMPGPPPKMIITDQDPAMTRAIACALPNTFHRYCIWHIVSKFSEKIGALAYKEHYEEFKKCIWNSESPEEFDATWAYIVGKSNLSTHQWLQAMYEIRGRWVPAYTRHIFSAHMTSSQRAEISHAFFKRYLSDNNSMYEFVTRFERALARLRHNELDLDHKDINEKPVLKTSWSMEKKMSELYTLHSFKKFQEEIFQVGAYVLTILHEDECRSVWKVHREEMEGSRGREVLVDKSSNRVSCSCQMFEFDGIPCRHLLAYLSLMQIRELPSTYILLRWTKTAKAGRVFDDLGSHQKLLCDSSLLVRRQGVFQLAYTVLDDAVLDEEGTEIVREALLSSQKKIAFMRGSRQDGSTSSIQLPISLGSQHGLKEPLKVRAKGCGKRLKGGKEKAVKKSRKCHGCGLLGQSHDKRNCPKLMNTSSQDATMYDDDDDDDFADECMCLLKNYMGLRVPSYLIGPISGNALKDDISIRFSCFY; via the exons ATGgtttatttattcttttgtcttttggtggGTAGAATGCAGTCTGTAGATGATATACAACTACTATCACCGTCACCTTCTCAACCTTTTGAGGAGTCTGCTAATTCTTCTGAAGCACTTTACACTCCTGAAGTCAAAAATGAGGTGATACCGAAAATTGCACAACAATTTAAAAGCTTAGAGGATGTTTTCAAAGCTTATAACAATTATGCATTCGAAGCTGGTTTTAGTGTGCGAATCAATTCTAGCAAGACGGATAAGAATCGTGAAACCATTAGGAAAGAGTATGTTTGTTACAAAGAAGGGGAGAGTAAATGTTCTGAGGCCAGTCAACGACAACGGGGTTTAACTAGGGAGAAATGTGGTGCAAAATTAACAGTAGTAAAAAATCGGTCAGGTGAAGGGTTTGTTGTGACCCAATTTGTGGAGGGGCATAGCCACCCTCTTACGACGCCAAGAAAGAAGCATTTCTTGAAATCTCATCGTCGAGTGTCAGTTGCACAGAAAGCGTTAACGCAACAACTAGCAGCTGCAAATGTGTCAACCAGCCAACAAATGAGTGTTTTAGAGTTGCAAGCTGGGGGTCTCGAAAATATTGGCTGTTTACGGCGAGATTTTTATAATTCTCAAAGGGATATGAGGAAATATGTAGATGGACATGACGCCAACATGTTGAAAGAGCTTTTTGagactgaaaaagaaaagaatcaaggTTTTACGTATACAATCGAGGAAGATGATGAGCACAGGCTAACCCATTGTTTTTGGGCCGATGCGACGTCTAGGAAGTCATATCAGTATTTCGGTGACGTGGTGGTATTTGATACTACATATAACACGAACAAATATTGCTTGATGTTTGCACCTTTATTAGGGGTTAACCACCACGGGCAGACAACGCTTTTTGGGTGTGCCTTCTTAAGTGACGAAAAAAGTGAATCATTTGAGTGGCTTTTCAAGGAATTTTTGAAAGCGATGCCTGGACCACCGcccaaaatgatcataactgatCAAGATCCGGCAATGACAAGAGCAATTGCTTGTGCTCTTCCCAATACGTTTCATAGATATTGTATTTGGCACATTGTTAGTAAATTTTCTGAGAAAATAGGTGCATTGGCATACAAAGAACATTATGAAGAGTTCAAGAAATGCATTTGGAATTCCGAGAGCCCTGAAGAGTTTGACGCAACATGGGCATATATTGTAGGAAAATCGAACTTGTCCACCCATCAATGGTTGCAGGCCATGTACGAAATTCGTGGCAGATGGGTTCCTGCATATACGAGACACATTTTCTCTGCCCACATGACAAGTAGTCAAAGGGCTGAAATTTCTCATGCATTCTTCAAGAGGTATTTGTCTGACAATAATTCAATGTATGAATTTGTGACACGGTTCGAAAGGGCACTTGCACGTCTACGACATAATGAATTAGATTTGGACCACAAAGATATAAATGAGAAGCCAGTCCTGAAAACCTCATGGTcgatggaaaagaaaatgagtgaGTTATACACACTCCATTCATTTAAGAAATTTCAGGAGGAAATATTTCAGGTTGGTGCATATGTTCTTACGATACTACATGAGGATGAATGTCGCTCTGTGTGGAAGGTTCATAGGGAAGAAATGGAAGGTTCGAGAGGTCGTGAGGTGTTGGTAGACAAGTCATCGAACCGTGTGAGTTGTAGTTGTCAGATGTTTGAATTTGACGGAATTCCATGTCGACACTTGTTGGCATACTTGTCTTTAATGCAGATTAGAGAACTCCCTAGCACATACATTTTGCTAAGGTGGACTAAAACTGCAAAAGCAGGCAGAGTTTTTGATGACTTGGGCAGTCATCAAAAACTCTTATGTGACAGTTCACTTTTGGTGAGGCGACAAGGTGTCTTTCAACTTGCTTATACAGTTCTTGATGACGCTGTATTAGATGAAGAAGGAACTGAAATTGTGCGAGAAGCATTGCTATCTAGTCAAAAGAAGATTGCATTTATGAGGGGTTCTCGTCAAGATGGTTCAACGAGTTCTATCCAATTGCCTATTTCTCTCGGAAGCCAACATGGTTTGAAAGAACCACTGAAAGTTAGGGCAAAGGGTTGTGGTAAGCGTTTGAAAGGAGGGAAAGAGAAGGCCGTCAAGAAAAGTAGGAAATGTCATGGGTGTGGGTTATTGGGGCAGTCGcatgacaaaagaaattgtCCGAAGCTTATGAACAC gtctTCACAAGATGCTACTATGtatgacgacgacgacgacgacgacttTGCCGATGAATGTATGTGTTTGCTTAA GAACTATATGGGTTTGCGG GTCCCATCTTATTTAATAGGTCCCATCTCTGGGAATGCCCTGAAGGACGACATTAGCATTAGATTTTCATGCTTTTACTGA